GGGCCTGGACTCCGAGCACGAGGACGGGAACGACCCGATCAAGGGTGACCCCGCCACCGACGACGACTGAGCCGGGAACGTGATGCGCTGGAAGGGCGTCGCGGCGGTCGCTGCGCTGATCGCCGGTGTGGCGGGGGCTCGGCTCAGCGTGTTCGATCCCGTGCGGGTCTCCTCCGGGAGCATGGCGCCGACGGTCTGCACCGGGGACCTGGTGGTCATCGACCACCTCGCTCCCCGGCGCGGCGTCGCCGTCGACGACATCATCACCTTCCGCTCCCCGACCGAGGGCACCGAGCAGATCAAGCGGGTCGTCGCGGTGGCCGGCCAGCGGGTCGGCATCGCCGACGCCCAGCTGGTCGTCGACGGCCGGGAGGTCGAGGAGCCCTACGTCGACCTCGCGACCATCGACGGCGTCTACTTCGGCCCCGTGCTCGTCCCCGCGGGCACCGTCTTCGTCATGGGCGACGCCCGCGAGCTGTCGGTCGACTCGCGGGCCTTCGGGCCCGTCCCGCTCGACACCGTGGACGGCCGGCTCTCCGGACGTCTCTGGTCGGCCTGCTGACCGACCGGCCCGACCCGTCGACCGGCAGACAGCCCGGGACGTCGTCGCCGACCCGGGCCGACGGTGCTCCGACCGGCCCCGTCGGGGGCTGCCGGAGCCCCCACCCCCGTGTTTGGGGGGTCGTCGGCCCCCCACCCGTGAGGGTCCTGCGGGGAGCTGGGACGTCCGAGGCTGGTGGCCACGGGAACCCCGGCAGCCACGTTGTCGCGAACCTCCATGGCGCTGGTCGGCTTCGGGTCCATCACCTCCACACCTCCGCGCACCACCTCGCACCAGGAGCTCCGATGTCCTACCTCGCCCAGCGTGCCGTCCTCGACACCCGCACCCGCGTCCGGCTCTGGACGAGCGGCCTCACGGGTCTGACCACCGCGGCGGCGCTGCTCGCCCTCGCCGCGCTGCTGGCCCTGCGCTGGTGGCAGCAGACGACGGCGGTGCCGCTCAGCTGGCAGCTGCCGCCCGCCGAGGCGCTGTTCCTGCTGCCCGGGGTCCCGGTGCTGGGGCTGATCGCCCTCCGGGCGGTCGTGGGTGGCCGGATGCGCACCGTCGCCGGCCACCACCTGATGACCTGGGCGGGCCGGTGGGCGTGGGTGTGGGTGGCCGCGACGGCCGCCGGCCTGCTGCACACCCTGCGCGGTCTCGCCGGGGTGACGCTGGGCCAGCTCGTCGGCGCCGACCACCTGGTCCTGGTGGCCTCGCGCAGCGAGACGGTCCGCTCCGGGCTGGGGGTGCTGTGGGTCGCCCTCCTGGTCGCCCTCTTCGCGACCCGGCTCAGCGGCTGGCGGGAGTCCTCGGCCCTGCTCGTCCTCACCGGCACCGCGCTGGTGGCCGGGATGCCGGTGGACCCGGCGCTGGCCCACGGCCACGCCGACACCGCCCACTCCGTCGTCGCGGTGGTCGGGGCCGTCCAGGTGCTGGCCCTGGCCTGCTGGCTGGGCGCCCTGCTGGCCGTCGGGCACCTGCGCACCCCGCCCTACCTGCTCCGTCACCACCTGATCCGCTACGGCACGCTGGCGACCGTGGTCGCGCTGCTGGCCGGCGTCACCGGGGTGCTGGCCGGCCTGCTGGCCACCGAGGCGCGGACCTCGCTGGTGGTCGGGGCCGCCCAGCTGGCCGGGGTCGCCCTGGTGGCCGCGGTCGGGTACCGGCACCGCCGCCGGACGGTCGACGTCGTGGCCGAGGGCCGTGCGGTCCTGCTGCTCGCCCTCGTCGCCGGCGAGGCCGTCGTCCTGGTCGCCCTGCTCGCCCTGGGAGCCCTGCTGCCGACCGGGCTCTGAACCGGCTGCCGGACCTGCTGGTCTGTGCCACGATCGGGCCTCCGAGATGCAGAGCTGCAGGAGGTCGACGTGACGGTTGCCGACGAGGGTCCGCCGGTGGACGGCGACGGCCAGGAGCGGACGGTGCTGGTGGTCGACGACCACCGCTCGTTCGCCGAGATGCTGGCCGCGGCCCTCGACGGGGCTCCCGGGCTCCGTTGCGTCGGCCTGGCCGGTTCCGCCGCCGAGGGGGTGGCCCTGGCCCGGAAGCTGCAGCCCGACATCGTCGTGATGGACATCCAGATGCCCCGGGAGGACGGCCTGGTGGCGACCAGCCGGGTCCGGGAGGTCGCTCCCGACGCGCTCGTCGCGGTCCTGACCGCGCACGCGTCGCCGGAGTGGGTCGGCCGTGCCGCCCAGGCCGGCGCCTCGGCGTTCGTGCCCAAGAACGGCTCGCTGCAGGAGATGCTCGACGTGCTGGCCGGGCTGCAGCGGGGGCAGCTGGTGGTGGCGCCCTCGGCGTTCCGGGTGGTGACCAGCGGGGCCCCGCCGGCCGACCTCCCGGAGCTGAGCCAGCGGGAGGTGCAGGTGCTGCGGCTGCTCGCCGACGGCACGGCCGTCAAGGAGCTCGCCCCGGCCCTCGGCATCACCCTCAACACCGCCCGCGGCTACGTGAAGTCGGTGCGGCAGAAGCTGAACGCGACCAGCCAGCTCGAGGCCGTCCTGAAGGCCCGCGAGCTCGGTCTGCTCGACGACTGACAACCCTCGACCCGACCCCCCATCTGGGGGGTGGGCCGTTCCCCCGGCTGGGCGTGGTGCGCCGCCCGGGGACGCGCCCAGGATCGTCCTGCGAGCAACCGCTGGACCGGCGGTGCGGTGGGCCCCACGTCCCCTCCGCGCCCGTCGCGGTTGCGAGGCTGCTCGGTCGCACCGGCCGCTGCCGTCACCCCCTGGCAGCGGCCCTGGCGCCAGCAGCCGTCGAGGGCCTGCCGTTCCCCGCGGCAGGCCCTCTTCGCACGACGCACGCCCCGGCGGCGCCCCCCCACGTGAGGGGTCCGGTGCACCCCTCAGGAGCGGCTGCCGGGCGGAGCGCGGGGCCGCGAGGCTGGGGCAGTCGCGTCCACCAGGGGGAGAGAACCGACCATGCCGCACCGCGCCCAGACCGCCACCTGCCCGTTCACCGGGCGGACCGCCGCACCGTCCGCCTCGCCGGCGCCGGCCGGGGACCACCGGGGAGCCGACCCGGCCCGCCGGGAGGTCCGGCGTCGGACCGTCCTCGGGGCCGCCGTCGCCGCCCTCGTCGCGAGCGGCCTGCAGGCGGGCCCGCTGGGGGCGGTCCGGGCGGCCGCGGCCGGTCGTCGGGCGCTCCGCGGCACCCACGGCCAGAGCCTGCGCGGGCTCGACGTCGCCGCCAAGCTGGGTCGCGACCGCGAGGCCCGCTTCGGGCTGATGTTCAAGAAGCTGCCGGCCTACGCCCCCTCCGACGCCCTGCTCAAGACGCTGGCCCGGCGGATGGACGACGGCAAGGCCCCGTTGTCGGACGTGCGGTTCAGCGACCCGGACAGCGACACCTCGATGCCCGCGGGCTACATCTACTTCGGCCAGTTCGCCGACCACGACATCACCCTCGACAAGACGCCGTTGACCCTGCAGCAGCAGGACCCCCGCGGGGCGACGAACTACGACTCACCCCGCTTCGACCTGGGCAGCGTGTACGGGGGCGGGCCCACCGCCAACCCCGAGCTGTACGACCCGGCGCGGCCGGGCTACCTGCTGGTCAGCGAGCACGACGGCATCGTCGACCTGCCGCGCGACGCCGTCGGCGCGGCCTTCCTCGGCGACCCGCGCAACGACGAGAACCTGATCGTGGCGCAGCTGCACACCGTGTTCCTGCGGCTGCACAACACGCTCCGCGACTCCGGGCTCACCTTCGAGCAGGCCCGCCAGCAGGCCCGGTTCCACTTCCAGTGGCTGATCGTGCACGACTTCCTCCCCCGGCTGGTCGGCCAGGGGGTCGTCGACGCGATCCTGGCCCGCCGGGCCGACGGCACGCTGACCGCGCGGACGTCCTTCTACAAGCCGCGGAACGCGGCGAAGCCCTACATGCCGGTGGAGTTCTCCGGCGCCGCCTACCGCTACGGGCACTCCATGATCCGGGCCGAGTACGAGATGCAGGACCAGCACACCGTGCCGCTGTTCGCCCAGGACGGCTACGAGGACCTGCGCGGCAGCCGACCGATCCCGCACGACCTGTGGGTGGACTGGAACTACTTCTTCGACATCCCGGGCCTCAGCTCGCCGGACGACCGGAACATGGGCCGGCGCATCGACACCCAGATCTCCCTGCCGCTCTCGACGCTGCCGCCCACGGTGGTGGCGCCGACCGCCGGGGCCATCCTCGCCCTGGCTGAGCGGAACCTGCTGCGGGGCAAGCGGCTGGGGCTGCCGTGCGGCCAGGACGTGGCGGCGGCGATGGGCCTGAAGCCGCTGACGAACGCGCAGCTGGGCGGGCTGCCGGAGGCGGGCTGGAGCAAGAAGGCGCCGCTCTGGTACTACGTGCTCAAGGAGGCCGAGCTCGGCGGTGGGCAGCGGCTCGGCCCCGTCGGCGGCCGGATCGTCGCCGAGGTGTTCCTCGGCCTGCTGGCGATGGACCCGACGTCCTACTTCACGCTGCGGCCCCGCTTCGACCCGGGCGCCGGCTTCACGGTCGGGGACCTCATCCTCAAGGCGGGCGCCTTCGACCCGCGCGGGCTGCCCCAGCCGCAGCTGCCGGAGGAGCCGGACGTGCCGGAGGAGCCGGACGTGCCCGAGGAGGAGCTGGAGCCGGTGCCGCTGGACCCGGACGAGGAGATCGACCCGGAGGCCGTGATCCCGCTGCCCGGCGACGTCTGAGCGGTGCCCGGGTCGCGGTGGGGGCGGCGACGGGAGTTCCGGACCCGGGATAGGCACCCGCACAGGGGATGGACCTGGCCGCGCGGGGAACGCGGACCAGGCCGGATGCGTTCGGCCTATCCCGGGCGTCAGGGACCCCCCGGAACTGACATCACCGTACTGGACCCGAACTAATCTCGTGGCCACCGACGAAGACCCCGGAGACGGCGGGTTCCCGCAAGCCCATCAGCAGGGCGAAGAGGGTGGAGTCCGCCGCGGAGCGCTCGTCGGTCGTTCGTGCGACGCCTTCGAGGATAGTCGCGAGCGGTGGCCAGCCGGAGGCGTCGACGAGGACCAGGTCGGCCTCTTTCCCGGCGTCGAGGTTGCCGAACCGGGCGTCGGAGTCCAGCGCCTGGGCCCCGGCCAGGGTGCCCGTGTAGAGCAGCTCGGCCGGGTGCAGCGCGACGGCGGCGTCACCGGGCTCGGAGAGGTGCACCTTGTAGGCGTCGTTGAGCACCCGGCTGACCAGCCACTCGTCGCCGGCGCCGATGTCGGTGCCCAGCGCGACGCGGACACCCGCCGCGGTGGTGCGCCGCCACGGCATCGTGCCGGAGCCGAGGAACTGCTGCGAGGTGGGGCAGTGCGCCACCGAGCTGCCCGTCTCCGCCAGCCGGGCCAGCTCGGCGTCGGTGCAGTGCACGGCGTGGGCCAGGATGCTGCGCCGGCCCAGCAGGCTC
The window above is part of the Friedmanniella luteola genome. Proteins encoded here:
- the lepB gene encoding signal peptidase I; the protein is MRWKGVAAVAALIAGVAGARLSVFDPVRVSSGSMAPTVCTGDLVVIDHLAPRRGVAVDDIITFRSPTEGTEQIKRVVAVAGQRVGIADAQLVVDGREVEEPYVDLATIDGVYFGPVLVPAGTVFVMGDARELSVDSRAFGPVPLDTVDGRLSGRLWSAC
- a CDS encoding response regulator transcription factor, translating into MTVADEGPPVDGDGQERTVLVVDDHRSFAEMLAAALDGAPGLRCVGLAGSAAEGVALARKLQPDIVVMDIQMPREDGLVATSRVREVAPDALVAVLTAHASPEWVGRAAQAGASAFVPKNGSLQEMLDVLAGLQRGQLVVAPSAFRVVTSGAPPADLPELSQREVQVLRLLADGTAVKELAPALGITLNTARGYVKSVRQKLNATSQLEAVLKARELGLLDD
- a CDS encoding peroxidase family protein, with amino-acid sequence MPHRAQTATCPFTGRTAAPSASPAPAGDHRGADPARREVRRRTVLGAAVAALVASGLQAGPLGAVRAAAAGRRALRGTHGQSLRGLDVAAKLGRDREARFGLMFKKLPAYAPSDALLKTLARRMDDGKAPLSDVRFSDPDSDTSMPAGYIYFGQFADHDITLDKTPLTLQQQDPRGATNYDSPRFDLGSVYGGGPTANPELYDPARPGYLLVSEHDGIVDLPRDAVGAAFLGDPRNDENLIVAQLHTVFLRLHNTLRDSGLTFEQARQQARFHFQWLIVHDFLPRLVGQGVVDAILARRADGTLTARTSFYKPRNAAKPYMPVEFSGAAYRYGHSMIRAEYEMQDQHTVPLFAQDGYEDLRGSRPIPHDLWVDWNYFFDIPGLSSPDDRNMGRRIDTQISLPLSTLPPTVVAPTAGAILALAERNLLRGKRLGLPCGQDVAAAMGLKPLTNAQLGGLPEAGWSKKAPLWYYVLKEAELGGGQRLGPVGGRIVAEVFLGLLAMDPTSYFTLRPRFDPGAGFTVGDLILKAGAFDPRGLPQPQLPEEPDVPEEPDVPEEELEPVPLDPDEEIDPEAVIPLPGDV